A single window of Coffea eugenioides isolate CCC68of chromosome 7, Ceug_1.0, whole genome shotgun sequence DNA harbors:
- the LOC113777428 gene encoding quinone oxidoreductase-like isoform X1 codes for MSDSSISRRESSRKRKAAQCSLGSGVDKPIPAASAANKQTMTAVFIERAGGPNALVPQEVACPEPKLNAYEVLIRVAYIGVNRLDLEQRLEGLKGTDGKRFCPGLECSGVIEAVGEKVRHKVGDSVCAFLDSGGYTEKIVLPSWRVLCTPPDMDLRNAACLPEAAYTGWSALSRANLGQGKTILMQIHESCGDVAVFAIQMAKYLRAKVFAAADSLKKQEFYKTLGADKCFNYRNADFVSLVQRQARETGGIDVVLDSWAINLRKNLKILCNGGLLLYVDVHGFSLEVLQIDSLMSKNANIQVLCRSDKSIDSIQELKASVWPAICAGHVKPFIYECYPLSQAAKAHKAMERKYFFQRMLSALGPWTSKLERHVYTGMVEKCVTGKILLRVDSIEEVKRHS; via the exons ATGTCGGATTCCTCCATAAGTCGTCGGGAAAGCTCCAGAAAACGAAAGGCCGCCCAGTGCTCTCTTGGTTCGGGTGTTGACAAACCCATTCCCGCTGCTTCTGCTGCGAACAAG CAGACTATGACTGCTGTATTCATAGAGAGAGCAGGAGGGCCAAATGCGTTGGTGCCGCAAGAGGTTGCCTGCCCTGAACCAAAACTCAACGCTTATGAGGTTTTGATTAGAGTGGCATACATTGGAGTTAATAGGCTAGATTTGGAACAAAGATTAGAGGGGCTCAAAGGAACAGATGGAAAGAGATTTTGCCCCGGGCTCGAATGTTCGGGCGTTATTGAAGCTGTGGGTGAAAAGGTTCGACATAAAGTGGGTGACAGT GTTTGTGCCTTCCTTGACAGTGGGGGCTACACTGAAAAGATAGTGTTACCTAGTTGGCGAGTGCTTTGCACTCCTCCAGACATGGATTTGCGAAATGCTGCGTGCCTTCCAGAGGCGGCATACACTGGTTGGAGTGCTTTATCTCGGGCTAACCTTGGACAAGGAAAAACAATTTTG ATGCAGATACACGAATCTTGTGGAGATGTTGCAGTATTTGCCATACAGATGGCAAAGTACCTGAGAGCTAAGGTTTTTGCTGCTGCAG ATAGTTTGAAAAAACAAGAGTTTTACAAGACACTAGGTGCCGATAAGTGCTTCAATTATAGGAATGCAGATTTTGTGTCTTTAGTGCAAAGACAAGCGCGGGAAACAG GTGGCATTGATGTGGTCTTGGATTCTTGGGCAATCAATTTACGTAAGAATTTAAAAATCTTATGTAATGGCGGTTTACTACTTTATGTTGACGTGCATGGTTTCTCGCTGGAAGTATTACAAATTGATTCTCTGATGTCCAAGAATGCAAATATCCAAG TACTTTGTAGGTCTGACAAAAGTATAGATAGTATTCAAGAATTGAAGGCTTCGGTCTGGCCCGCAATTTGTGCTGGACATGTAAAACCATTCATTTACGAATGCTATCCACTCTCCCAAGCAGCAAAAGCTCACAAGGCTATGGAGAGGAAATATTTCTTTCAGCGTATGCTTTCAGCCCTAGGACCTTGGACGTCCAAATTAGAGCGTCATGTTTACACTGGCATGGTAGAAAAATGTGTGACTGGAAAAATATTGCTTCGTGTTGACAGCATTGAAGAGGTCAAACGCCACAGCTAA
- the LOC113777428 gene encoding quinone oxidoreductase-like isoform X2: MSDSSISRRESSRKRKAAQCSLGSGVDKPIPAASAANKTMTAVFIERAGGPNALVPQEVACPEPKLNAYEVLIRVAYIGVNRLDLEQRLEGLKGTDGKRFCPGLECSGVIEAVGEKVRHKVGDSVCAFLDSGGYTEKIVLPSWRVLCTPPDMDLRNAACLPEAAYTGWSALSRANLGQGKTILMQIHESCGDVAVFAIQMAKYLRAKVFAAADSLKKQEFYKTLGADKCFNYRNADFVSLVQRQARETGGIDVVLDSWAINLRKNLKILCNGGLLLYVDVHGFSLEVLQIDSLMSKNANIQVLCRSDKSIDSIQELKASVWPAICAGHVKPFIYECYPLSQAAKAHKAMERKYFFQRMLSALGPWTSKLERHVYTGMVEKCVTGKILLRVDSIEEVKRHS; encoded by the exons ATGTCGGATTCCTCCATAAGTCGTCGGGAAAGCTCCAGAAAACGAAAGGCCGCCCAGTGCTCTCTTGGTTCGGGTGTTGACAAACCCATTCCCGCTGCTTCTGCTGCGAACAAG ACTATGACTGCTGTATTCATAGAGAGAGCAGGAGGGCCAAATGCGTTGGTGCCGCAAGAGGTTGCCTGCCCTGAACCAAAACTCAACGCTTATGAGGTTTTGATTAGAGTGGCATACATTGGAGTTAATAGGCTAGATTTGGAACAAAGATTAGAGGGGCTCAAAGGAACAGATGGAAAGAGATTTTGCCCCGGGCTCGAATGTTCGGGCGTTATTGAAGCTGTGGGTGAAAAGGTTCGACATAAAGTGGGTGACAGT GTTTGTGCCTTCCTTGACAGTGGGGGCTACACTGAAAAGATAGTGTTACCTAGTTGGCGAGTGCTTTGCACTCCTCCAGACATGGATTTGCGAAATGCTGCGTGCCTTCCAGAGGCGGCATACACTGGTTGGAGTGCTTTATCTCGGGCTAACCTTGGACAAGGAAAAACAATTTTG ATGCAGATACACGAATCTTGTGGAGATGTTGCAGTATTTGCCATACAGATGGCAAAGTACCTGAGAGCTAAGGTTTTTGCTGCTGCAG ATAGTTTGAAAAAACAAGAGTTTTACAAGACACTAGGTGCCGATAAGTGCTTCAATTATAGGAATGCAGATTTTGTGTCTTTAGTGCAAAGACAAGCGCGGGAAACAG GTGGCATTGATGTGGTCTTGGATTCTTGGGCAATCAATTTACGTAAGAATTTAAAAATCTTATGTAATGGCGGTTTACTACTTTATGTTGACGTGCATGGTTTCTCGCTGGAAGTATTACAAATTGATTCTCTGATGTCCAAGAATGCAAATATCCAAG TACTTTGTAGGTCTGACAAAAGTATAGATAGTATTCAAGAATTGAAGGCTTCGGTCTGGCCCGCAATTTGTGCTGGACATGTAAAACCATTCATTTACGAATGCTATCCACTCTCCCAAGCAGCAAAAGCTCACAAGGCTATGGAGAGGAAATATTTCTTTCAGCGTATGCTTTCAGCCCTAGGACCTTGGACGTCCAAATTAGAGCGTCATGTTTACACTGGCATGGTAGAAAAATGTGTGACTGGAAAAATATTGCTTCGTGTTGACAGCATTGAAGAGGTCAAACGCCACAGCTAA
- the LOC113777428 gene encoding quinone oxidoreductase-like isoform X3 codes for MSDSSISRRESSRKRKAAQCSLGSGVDKPIPAASAANKQTMTAVFIERAGGPNALVPQEVACPEPKLNAYEVLIRVAYIGVNRLDLEQRLEGLKGTDGKRFCPGLECSGVIEAVGEKVRHKVGDSVCAFLDSGGYTEKIVLPSWRVLCTPPDMDLRNAACLPEAAYTGWSALSRANLGQGKTILIHESCGDVAVFAIQMAKYLRAKVFAAADSLKKQEFYKTLGADKCFNYRNADFVSLVQRQARETGGIDVVLDSWAINLRKNLKILCNGGLLLYVDVHGFSLEVLQIDSLMSKNANIQVLCRSDKSIDSIQELKASVWPAICAGHVKPFIYECYPLSQAAKAHKAMERKYFFQRMLSALGPWTSKLERHVYTGMVEKCVTGKILLRVDSIEEVKRHS; via the exons ATGTCGGATTCCTCCATAAGTCGTCGGGAAAGCTCCAGAAAACGAAAGGCCGCCCAGTGCTCTCTTGGTTCGGGTGTTGACAAACCCATTCCCGCTGCTTCTGCTGCGAACAAG CAGACTATGACTGCTGTATTCATAGAGAGAGCAGGAGGGCCAAATGCGTTGGTGCCGCAAGAGGTTGCCTGCCCTGAACCAAAACTCAACGCTTATGAGGTTTTGATTAGAGTGGCATACATTGGAGTTAATAGGCTAGATTTGGAACAAAGATTAGAGGGGCTCAAAGGAACAGATGGAAAGAGATTTTGCCCCGGGCTCGAATGTTCGGGCGTTATTGAAGCTGTGGGTGAAAAGGTTCGACATAAAGTGGGTGACAGT GTTTGTGCCTTCCTTGACAGTGGGGGCTACACTGAAAAGATAGTGTTACCTAGTTGGCGAGTGCTTTGCACTCCTCCAGACATGGATTTGCGAAATGCTGCGTGCCTTCCAGAGGCGGCATACACTGGTTGGAGTGCTTTATCTCGGGCTAACCTTGGACAAGGAAAAACAATTTTG ATACACGAATCTTGTGGAGATGTTGCAGTATTTGCCATACAGATGGCAAAGTACCTGAGAGCTAAGGTTTTTGCTGCTGCAG ATAGTTTGAAAAAACAAGAGTTTTACAAGACACTAGGTGCCGATAAGTGCTTCAATTATAGGAATGCAGATTTTGTGTCTTTAGTGCAAAGACAAGCGCGGGAAACAG GTGGCATTGATGTGGTCTTGGATTCTTGGGCAATCAATTTACGTAAGAATTTAAAAATCTTATGTAATGGCGGTTTACTACTTTATGTTGACGTGCATGGTTTCTCGCTGGAAGTATTACAAATTGATTCTCTGATGTCCAAGAATGCAAATATCCAAG TACTTTGTAGGTCTGACAAAAGTATAGATAGTATTCAAGAATTGAAGGCTTCGGTCTGGCCCGCAATTTGTGCTGGACATGTAAAACCATTCATTTACGAATGCTATCCACTCTCCCAAGCAGCAAAAGCTCACAAGGCTATGGAGAGGAAATATTTCTTTCAGCGTATGCTTTCAGCCCTAGGACCTTGGACGTCCAAATTAGAGCGTCATGTTTACACTGGCATGGTAGAAAAATGTGTGACTGGAAAAATATTGCTTCGTGTTGACAGCATTGAAGAGGTCAAACGCCACAGCTAA